In Chitinophaga sp. HK235, a single window of DNA contains:
- a CDS encoding outer membrane lipoprotein carrier protein LolA, producing MKKFVLTGLLLSGIVFSGMAQSKVANDPKAKTVLDGVSNKFKSLKSVVANFVLRVEGAKNGVNDSKKGTVYLKGAKYKVTLPGQEIISDNKTSWTYAKDVNEVTINNVDQSSGAMTPAKLFTNFYDKDYLYRLDGETNEKGKVLQNIELTPTDKSKNIFKVIVSVDKKNQSIAKMKVFEKNGNHYTYEITSFTPNANVTDATFTFDAKKYPGVEVVDLR from the coding sequence ATGAAGAAATTTGTATTGACAGGATTATTGTTAAGTGGTATCGTTTTCAGCGGCATGGCCCAGTCTAAGGTTGCCAACGATCCGAAAGCCAAAACAGTCCTGGATGGCGTAAGCAATAAATTCAAATCTTTAAAAAGCGTAGTTGCGAATTTCGTCCTCAGAGTGGAAGGAGCCAAGAATGGTGTAAACGATTCCAAAAAGGGTACCGTTTACCTGAAAGGAGCTAAATATAAAGTTACCCTGCCCGGCCAGGAAATCATCAGCGATAACAAAACCTCCTGGACATATGCCAAGGATGTGAATGAAGTGACTATCAACAATGTAGACCAGAGCAGCGGCGCTATGACTCCCGCTAAGCTCTTCACCAACTTCTACGATAAAGATTATCTGTACCGCCTGGATGGAGAAACCAATGAAAAAGGCAAGGTGCTGCAAAATATAGAGCTGACACCTACAGATAAGTCCAAGAATATTTTTAAGGTAATCGTTTCCGTAGACAAAAAGAACCAGAGCATCGCCAAGATGAAGGTGTTCGAGAAAAACGGTAACCACTACACTTACGAAATCACCAGCTTTACACCTAATGCCAATGTAACGGATGCAACCTTTACATTTGATGCTAAAAAGTATCCTGGCGTAGAAGTAGTGGATCTGAGATAA
- a CDS encoding DNA translocase FtsK: MSKNKLKTEKPESKKPKAPAPNPDVLKKDKEPEVKVKELVKDERTHKVMGVFFLLLSVYCFIAFTSYLFTWEDDQDKVFRYSTKELLIGDVKVDNLLGRLGAYVSHNFFYNGVGIAAYLFCYFFFIIGVNFIVGRRVFRVWRNVKYIIFGLLFISMSMAFVANGADFPWGGALGNALDKWTSGFVGKTGTALLLLVAGFSWLIWKFNFNFKWPEKKVKPPKPVPVAPVVANTPVPVTPATNMQATAPVPEPARGNSLKGNVPLAPQLQEEEEELEEIPMQLIEKEEEPVMPAHVPYMPPVAPTPPPQPPVAKMPAPPEPEMIEEEEEEEDPGPLLYVEEVPEESPAPPKKRNQPEEVAFEIKQTFKDEEDDTEELATVRPTVPVDPYDPSLDLRDYRYPGLDLLENHNADKIIVQDTGELEKNKNQIIDTLKNYDISIQKISATVGPTVTLYEIVPAAGVRISRIKNLEDDIALSLSALGIRIIAPIPGKGTIGIEVPNVKKSIVSLKNLLASEKFQSSTMDLPIALGKKIDNENFIADLAKMPHLLMAGATGQGKSVGINTLLVSLLYKKHPSQLKFVLVDPKKVELSLYKLIEKHFLAKLPGEDDAIITDTKKVIHTLNALCIEMDLRYDLLKEAGTRNIREYNAKFTQRRLNPQKGHRYLPFIVLVVDEFADLIMTAGKEVEMPIARLAQLARAVGIHLIIATQRPSVNIITGTIKANFPARVAFKVSSKIDSRTILDIGGAEQLIGQGDMLVSFNGELVRLQCAFVDTPEVENVAEFIGHQKGYPDAFLLPEYVDDKDSEGKELSLADRDPLFEEAAQVIVQTQQGSTSLLQRRMKLGYNRAGRLMDQLEAAGIVGPNMGSKARDVLVKTDSELQEILNDLL; encoded by the coding sequence ATGTCCAAGAATAAACTGAAAACCGAAAAACCGGAAAGCAAAAAGCCAAAGGCACCCGCCCCCAATCCTGATGTGCTGAAGAAAGACAAGGAGCCTGAGGTGAAAGTAAAAGAACTCGTTAAGGACGAACGCACCCATAAAGTAATGGGCGTGTTCTTTCTGCTGCTGTCTGTCTATTGCTTCATTGCCTTCACCTCGTATCTCTTCACCTGGGAAGATGACCAGGACAAAGTATTCCGCTATTCCACCAAAGAACTCCTCATCGGAGATGTGAAGGTGGATAACCTGCTGGGCCGCCTGGGAGCCTACGTGTCACACAACTTCTTTTACAATGGGGTAGGCATTGCTGCCTATCTGTTCTGTTATTTCTTTTTTATCATAGGTGTCAATTTTATTGTAGGCCGCCGCGTTTTCCGCGTCTGGCGCAATGTCAAATACATCATCTTTGGCCTTCTGTTTATCAGTATGTCCATGGCTTTTGTGGCCAACGGAGCCGATTTCCCCTGGGGCGGAGCCCTGGGCAATGCCCTCGACAAATGGACTTCCGGATTTGTTGGTAAAACAGGTACTGCATTACTCTTGCTGGTAGCCGGTTTCTCCTGGCTCATCTGGAAATTTAACTTCAACTTTAAATGGCCGGAGAAAAAGGTAAAACCGCCTAAACCCGTACCGGTGGCTCCTGTAGTGGCAAACACTCCAGTGCCCGTTACGCCCGCCACCAACATGCAGGCAACAGCTCCGGTACCAGAACCCGCCAGAGGCAACAGCCTGAAAGGCAATGTACCACTGGCTCCGCAACTGCAGGAGGAAGAAGAAGAACTTGAAGAGATTCCTATGCAGCTGATTGAGAAGGAGGAAGAACCGGTGATGCCTGCCCATGTACCCTACATGCCGCCGGTAGCACCAACACCGCCACCACAGCCACCGGTGGCTAAGATGCCTGCACCTCCGGAACCGGAAATGATAGAAGAGGAAGAGGAGGAAGAAGACCCGGGCCCGCTCCTGTATGTGGAGGAAGTGCCGGAAGAATCACCTGCACCACCTAAGAAGAGAAATCAGCCAGAGGAAGTGGCATTTGAGATAAAGCAAACATTTAAGGATGAAGAGGACGATACAGAAGAGCTGGCAACGGTGCGCCCCACTGTGCCCGTAGATCCTTATGATCCTTCCCTGGATCTGCGCGACTACCGCTATCCCGGCCTCGATCTGCTCGAAAATCACAACGCCGATAAAATCATTGTACAGGATACCGGCGAGCTGGAGAAAAACAAAAACCAGATCATCGACACCCTCAAAAACTATGATATCTCTATCCAGAAAATCAGCGCCACGGTAGGTCCTACCGTTACGTTGTACGAGATCGTACCAGCCGCCGGCGTACGTATCTCCCGTATCAAAAACCTGGAAGATGATATCGCATTGAGCCTGTCGGCCCTGGGTATCCGTATCATTGCGCCCATTCCGGGTAAAGGTACCATCGGTATTGAAGTGCCCAATGTGAAAAAGAGCATTGTGTCCCTCAAAAACCTGCTGGCATCTGAGAAATTCCAGTCCAGCACCATGGACCTGCCCATCGCTCTGGGTAAGAAAATCGACAACGAAAACTTTATTGCTGACCTGGCTAAAATGCCTCACCTGCTGATGGCGGGTGCTACCGGTCAGGGTAAATCAGTAGGTATCAATACCTTGCTGGTATCACTACTGTATAAAAAACATCCTTCCCAGCTGAAGTTTGTGCTGGTAGACCCTAAAAAGGTAGAGCTGTCGCTGTACAAGCTGATAGAAAAGCACTTTCTGGCCAAACTGCCCGGAGAAGATGATGCCATTATCACCGACACCAAAAAGGTGATCCATACACTCAATGCATTGTGTATTGAGATGGACCTGCGTTACGACCTGCTGAAGGAAGCCGGTACCCGTAACATCCGGGAGTACAATGCCAAGTTCACCCAGCGCAGGCTCAATCCGCAGAAGGGACATCGTTATCTGCCCTTCATCGTACTGGTGGTCGATGAGTTTGCCGACCTGATCATGACGGCCGGCAAGGAAGTGGAAATGCCGATTGCCCGTCTGGCCCAGCTGGCGCGTGCGGTAGGTATCCACCTGATCATCGCTACGCAGCGCCCGTCTGTAAACATCATTACGGGTACTATTAAAGCCAACTTCCCGGCTCGTGTAGCCTTTAAAGTGTCTTCCAAAATAGACTCCCGCACCATCCTGGATATAGGCGGCGCCGAGCAGCTGATAGGCCAGGGGGACATGCTGGTGTCTTTCAATGGGGAACTGGTCCGTCTTCAGTGCGCCTTTGTGGATACGCCGGAGGTGGAAAATGTAGCCGAATTTATCGGTCATCAGAAAGGTTACCCCGATGCTTTCCTGCTGCCGGAATATGTAGACGACAAAGACAGCGAGGGTAAGGAGCTGAGCCTTGCAGACAGAGATCCGCTGTTTGAAGAAGCTGCACAGGTGATCGTTCAAACCCAGCAGGGATCTACTTCTTTGCTGCAACGGAGAATGAAGCTGGGATATAACAGGGCCGGCCGTTTGATGGACCAGCTGGAGGCTGCCGGTATTGTAGGGCCCAATATGGGTTCCAAAGCCAGGGATGTACTGGTGAAGACCGACTCCGAGCTACAGGAAATCCTTAACGATTTGTTATAA
- the lpdA gene encoding dihydrolipoyl dehydrogenase yields the protein MAYDVIVIGSGPGGYVAAIRASQLGFKTAVVERESLGGICLNWGCIPTKALLKTAQVFEYTQHSKDYGITIGDAKVDFEAVIKRSRGVADKMSRGVQFLMKKNKIDVLMGDGKVKAKGQVEVTDKDGKATVHEAKHIILATGARARELPNLKIDGKNVIGYRQAMVLPQQPKSMIVVGSGAIGVEFAYFYATLGTKVTIVEFLPRIVPVEDEDISKELEKIYKKKGIEIMTNASVEAVEAAGNGVKAKVKTQTGEITLEADVVLSAVGIAANIENIGLEAMGIKTDKGRVVVDKYYQTNVPGIYAIGDMVPGQALAHVASKEGIVCVEAIAYNEKKYAHKPETIDYMNIPGCTYCAPEIASVGYTEKAAKEAGYEVKVGKFPFSASGKASAAGATEGFVKVIFDAKYGEWLGTHMIGANVTEIIAETVVARKLETTYQEVLDSIHPHPTMSESVKDAIEVAYGEAIHL from the coding sequence ATGGCATACGACGTAATCGTAATTGGTAGTGGCCCTGGTGGATATGTGGCTGCTATCCGTGCTTCGCAGCTGGGATTTAAAACCGCGGTAGTGGAAAGAGAGAGCCTGGGTGGTATCTGTTTAAACTGGGGCTGTATTCCAACCAAAGCGTTATTAAAAACAGCACAGGTTTTCGAATATACGCAGCATTCAAAAGACTACGGTATCACCATCGGAGATGCGAAAGTTGATTTTGAAGCTGTTATCAAGCGCAGTCGTGGTGTTGCTGATAAAATGAGCAGGGGCGTTCAGTTCCTGATGAAGAAAAATAAAATCGACGTCCTCATGGGCGACGGTAAAGTGAAAGCGAAAGGACAGGTGGAAGTTACTGACAAAGACGGTAAAGCTACTGTACACGAAGCTAAACACATCATCCTGGCTACCGGTGCACGTGCCCGTGAGCTGCCTAACCTGAAGATCGATGGTAAAAATGTGATCGGCTACCGTCAGGCGATGGTACTGCCTCAGCAGCCTAAATCCATGATCGTGGTTGGTTCCGGCGCTATCGGCGTTGAGTTCGCTTACTTCTATGCTACCCTTGGTACCAAAGTAACCATCGTTGAGTTCTTGCCACGTATCGTTCCGGTGGAAGATGAAGACATCTCCAAAGAACTGGAAAAAATATACAAGAAAAAAGGTATCGAAATCATGACCAACGCTTCTGTAGAAGCGGTAGAAGCTGCTGGTAACGGTGTGAAAGCAAAAGTGAAAACACAGACCGGTGAAATCACCCTGGAAGCAGACGTGGTACTGAGCGCTGTAGGTATCGCTGCCAACATCGAAAACATCGGCCTCGAAGCAATGGGTATCAAAACCGACAAAGGCCGCGTAGTAGTAGATAAATACTACCAGACCAATGTTCCTGGTATCTATGCTATCGGTGACATGGTTCCTGGTCAGGCGCTGGCACACGTAGCCTCCAAAGAAGGTATCGTTTGCGTGGAAGCTATCGCTTACAACGAGAAAAAATACGCTCACAAACCTGAAACCATCGACTACATGAACATTCCGGGATGTACTTACTGCGCTCCTGAAATCGCTTCTGTAGGTTACACTGAAAAAGCTGCTAAAGAAGCAGGCTACGAAGTGAAAGTGGGTAAATTCCCATTCTCTGCTTCCGGTAAAGCTTCTGCTGCAGGCGCTACTGAAGGTTTCGTAAAAGTAATCTTCGACGCTAAATACGGCGAATGGTTAGGTACCCACATGATCGGTGCCAACGTAACTGAAATCATCGCGGAAACAGTAGTAGCACGCAAACTGGAAACTACTTACCAGGAAGTGCTGGATTCCATCCACCCACATCCTACTATGAGCGAATCTGTAAAAGATGCGATCGAAGTAGCTTACGGCGAAGCAATCCACCTGTAA
- a CDS encoding DUF423 domain-containing protein → MHKSFLVWAAALGALAVILGAFGAHKLKELVPPETVSTFQTGVTYQFYHVFALLVTGILFAHVPGAQLEWAGRCFIIGIFLFSGSLYALTMLKATGSVGLRGIGIITPIGGLVFIAGWISLLMGVLKIKA, encoded by the coding sequence ATGCATAAGAGTTTTTTAGTATGGGCAGCTGCTTTGGGTGCACTGGCAGTGATTTTAGGCGCTTTTGGCGCACATAAACTGAAAGAGCTGGTACCCCCCGAAACAGTATCTACTTTCCAGACAGGCGTTACTTACCAGTTCTATCATGTATTTGCATTATTAGTTACCGGCATTCTCTTTGCTCATGTTCCGGGCGCTCAATTGGAATGGGCCGGCAGATGTTTTATCATCGGCATCTTCCTGTTCTCCGGTTCCCTCTATGCGCTCACCATGCTCAAAGCCACTGGTAGTGTAGGGTTGAGAGGTATCGGTATTATCACACCCATCGGAGGGCTGGTGTTCATCGCAGGCTGGATTAGTCTGCTCATGGGAGTTTTGAAAATTAAAGCGTAA
- a CDS encoding shikimate kinase: MKIFLLGFMGAGKSYWGKQLADHWQLPYYDLDEVIVEAEEMAISDIFATKGEDYFREKESLLLRELSRQDNFLISCGGGTPCFQDNMDFMNEHGITIWINPSLEAMVERLQRKKHKRPLIQDLDDEDLLDFVEKKMAERRPFYEQSRHIISSDNISLDTFTKNIEHA; the protein is encoded by the coding sequence ATGAAAATATTCTTGCTCGGCTTCATGGGAGCCGGAAAATCCTATTGGGGCAAACAGCTGGCCGATCACTGGCAGTTGCCCTACTATGATCTGGATGAAGTGATCGTAGAGGCGGAAGAAATGGCTATCAGCGACATCTTCGCCACCAAAGGCGAAGATTATTTCCGGGAAAAGGAGAGCTTGTTGCTGCGTGAACTGTCCCGGCAGGACAATTTTCTGATCTCCTGCGGCGGCGGCACGCCCTGCTTTCAGGACAACATGGACTTCATGAACGAACACGGCATCACCATCTGGATCAACCCTTCCCTCGAAGCAATGGTGGAAAGGCTGCAACGCAAAAAACACAAACGGCCGCTGATCCAGGACCTCGATGATGAAGACCTGCTCGACTTTGTGGAAAAAAAGATGGCCGAACGCAGACCTTTTTATGAACAGTCCAGGCATATAATTTCATCCGATAATATTTCATTGGATACCTTTACAAAAAATATTGAACATGCATAA
- a CDS encoding 4'-phosphopantetheinyl transferase superfamily protein: MPLIRTIQIDPETRLGVWSIEEQESFFRERVNISPEIHHPHKRLQHFAGRYLLVTLFPEFPIEKIQISGSRKPVLTCDSYHFSISHCGDHVAAIVSTKAAVGIDIEEVKDKIEKVSHKFLSPDERDFIDPTHALPHKTICWSAKEAMFKWYGLGSVDFRENLVLQPFVYQPMGFISANFVKPDSNTRLYLQYIIENGLCLAWTHPA, encoded by the coding sequence ATGCCATTAATACGTACCATACAAATTGATCCGGAAACCAGATTGGGCGTGTGGAGCATCGAAGAGCAGGAAAGTTTCTTCCGGGAGCGGGTTAACATCAGCCCCGAGATCCATCATCCACACAAAAGATTACAGCATTTTGCAGGCAGATATCTGCTGGTAACGCTTTTCCCTGAATTCCCCATCGAAAAGATTCAGATATCAGGATCCCGTAAGCCAGTACTGACCTGCGATAGCTACCATTTCTCCATCTCCCACTGCGGAGATCATGTAGCAGCCATCGTGAGTACCAAAGCCGCTGTAGGGATAGATATAGAAGAAGTGAAAGATAAGATAGAAAAGGTGTCGCATAAGTTCCTGTCACCCGACGAACGGGATTTTATTGATCCTACACATGCATTACCCCATAAAACCATCTGCTGGAGCGCTAAGGAAGCAATGTTTAAATGGTACGGGCTGGGAAGCGTTGATTTTAGAGAGAACCTGGTGCTGCAACCCTTTGTCTATCAGCCGATGGGCTTTATCAGCGCTAATTTTGTGAAGCCGGATTCAAATACCCGGTTATATTTGCAATATATAATAGAGAATGGTCTGTGCCTGGCATGGACACATCCGGCGTGA
- the dcd gene encoding dCTP deaminase, translating to MILSDKRILEEIEKGTIIISPFDRKYLGTNSYDVHLGKYLATYKDRILDARKHNEIEHFEIPEEGYVLQPGTLYLGVTEEYTETHAHVPFLEGKSSTGRLGIDIHATAGKGDVGFCNTWTLEISCAQPVRIYAGMPIGQLIYFVVEGEVETMYNKKGNAKYNSRTIKPVESMMWRNDF from the coding sequence ATGATCCTGTCAGACAAACGGATATTGGAAGAAATTGAAAAAGGCACTATTATTATTTCGCCTTTTGACCGGAAGTATCTTGGTACCAACTCTTATGACGTGCACCTTGGCAAATATCTCGCCACCTACAAAGATCGTATTCTGGACGCACGCAAACACAATGAAATCGAGCATTTCGAAATACCGGAAGAAGGTTATGTGCTGCAACCCGGTACCCTTTACCTGGGCGTAACCGAGGAATACACCGAAACCCATGCGCATGTGCCTTTCCTGGAAGGCAAGTCCAGCACGGGCCGCCTCGGTATAGACATTCACGCTACCGCTGGCAAAGGCGATGTAGGCTTCTGCAACACCTGGACCCTGGAAATCTCCTGCGCACAGCCCGTAAGGATCTACGCCGGTATGCCCATCGGCCAGCTGATTTATTTTGTAGTGGAAGGCGAAGTGGAAACGATGTATAACAAAAAAGGCAATGCCAAATACAACAGCCGCACCATCAAACCAGTGGAAAGCATGATGTGGCGCAACGATTTTTAG
- a CDS encoding S9 family peptidase → MHKGLWLLWLSISLCTVAWAQQSKDITGKWYGVTKSYYGDKQRLTVVLEKERDGYKGELRNPDYNDEAITLDHVIYRQDTLLLRVDTIKFAYTGVWNEASKQFQGIFTWNGQQGEFNLSRREIRQSDVYKRPQEPKPPYPYHTDEVKFTNEHDHVSLAGTFTRPAEWGRYPVVVLLNGSGPQDRNDEMAGHKTFLVLADFLARNGIASLRFDDRGVGASGGVYEKSNIYDFAGDANAAIAYLKTRKDVDPYTVGLLGHSEGAIVAQIAAANNKSIAFVVSMAGPGITGRQLVDQKVIMDGRMAGESDAEIKARVESLKPYWDALASDTNYVVAATRAKSALRDIYRASPEEVKKQVSEETFVNDIHFDRELSSILLYKPLDYLKQIKCPFMAINGTRDMQVEATTNLNAIERALRENGNMLVTIRKFDGLNHLFQRCKTCTVGEYGDLEQTIDPLVPEFIAHWILQLPPRAR, encoded by the coding sequence ATGCATAAAGGACTTTGGTTGCTGTGGTTGAGTATCAGCTTATGTACAGTAGCATGGGCGCAACAGTCAAAAGATATTACCGGTAAATGGTACGGGGTAACCAAATCCTACTACGGCGACAAACAACGCCTGACTGTGGTGCTGGAAAAAGAAAGAGATGGTTATAAGGGAGAATTGCGTAATCCCGATTACAACGATGAAGCCATCACCCTGGACCATGTTATTTACCGTCAGGATACGCTGCTGCTGCGCGTAGATACTATCAAGTTTGCCTACACTGGTGTATGGAATGAAGCCAGCAAACAGTTTCAGGGGATATTCACCTGGAACGGCCAGCAGGGCGAGTTTAACCTGTCACGCAGGGAAATCAGACAGAGCGATGTGTACAAACGGCCACAGGAGCCAAAGCCGCCATATCCTTATCATACTGATGAGGTAAAGTTCACTAACGAGCATGACCATGTCTCCCTGGCCGGAACCTTTACCCGTCCGGCAGAGTGGGGGAGATACCCGGTGGTAGTGCTGCTGAACGGCTCCGGCCCTCAGGACCGCAATGATGAAATGGCCGGCCATAAAACCTTCCTGGTACTGGCCGACTTTCTGGCCCGCAACGGCATCGCCAGCCTGCGCTTCGATGACCGCGGGGTAGGCGCCTCCGGAGGCGTGTACGAAAAATCAAACATCTATGATTTTGCGGGAGATGCCAACGCCGCCATCGCCTATCTCAAAACAAGAAAAGACGTAGATCCGTATACGGTAGGTCTGCTTGGACATAGCGAAGGCGCCATCGTCGCACAAATTGCCGCAGCTAACAATAAATCGATAGCTTTTGTAGTTTCAATGGCAGGCCCGGGTATTACCGGCAGACAACTGGTAGACCAGAAAGTAATCATGGACGGCAGAATGGCCGGAGAATCCGATGCCGAAATAAAAGCCCGTGTGGAAAGTCTTAAACCATACTGGGATGCTCTGGCCAGCGATACCAACTATGTAGTGGCCGCTACGAGAGCAAAGTCGGCACTCCGCGATATCTACCGCGCTTCGCCGGAAGAAGTCAAAAAACAGGTGTCGGAAGAAACATTCGTGAATGATATACATTTTGATCGGGAACTGTCATCAATATTATTATACAAGCCACTGGATTACCTGAAACAGATCAAATGCCCGTTTATGGCCATCAACGGTACAAGAGACATGCAGGTAGAAGCCACCACCAATCTGAATGCCATAGAACGCGCGCTGCGTGAAAATGGGAATATGCTGGTCACCATCCGGAAATTCGACGGATTAAATCATTTGTTCCAGCGCTGTAAAACATGCACCGTAGGAGAATATGGTGACCTGGAACAGACCATTGATCCCCTGGTACCGGAATTTATCGCGCACTGGATACTGCAGCTGCCACCCCGGGCCAGGTAA